The following are encoded together in the Arvicanthis niloticus isolate mArvNil1 chromosome 11, mArvNil1.pat.X, whole genome shotgun sequence genome:
- the Cmpk2 gene encoding UMP-CMP kinase 2, mitochondrial, producing MALVSRPRTPLWLGRLSRRLCARHQACTGTMARPRRFTVELPDCSLTHFVLGDVAGHRDARLAELLGPPGRSYALCVPLVPGKGCGPRVQAARVHQRLLQQLRRGPLQRCQLSKLLGYGPGHQAGEAQHGFLLRDPWDHPDTRRDLLQLLGSCQEAVRPQLAEFQADSQGLLWQRLWELQGDRQVQVDYACVLPALAPHLHPLLPDLLNSAVFQDRDAARAVLEECTSFIPEARAVLDLVDQCPKEIQKGTFQVIAIEGLDATGKTTLTQSVSESLNAVLLQSPPPCISQWRKIFDDEPTIIRRAFYSLGNYLVASEIAKESAKCPVIVDRYWHSTATYAIATEVSGGLQYLPPAHHPVYQWPGDLLKPDLVLLLTVNSEERVRRLRGRGLEKTKEEAELEANNVFRQKVEMTYQRMENPSCHLVDASPSRETVLQNVLQLIQSTGR from the exons ATGGCCCTAGTAAGCCGCCCTCGAACCCCACTGTGGCTCGGGCGACTGTCGCGGAGACTCTGCGCGCGACACCAGGCCTGCACCGGGACCATGGCTCGGCCGCGGCGCTTCACTGTAGAGCTGCCTGATTGCTCCCTGACTCACTTCGTCCTGGGGGACGTGGCGGGCCACAGGGATGCACGCCTGGCAGAGCTGCTCGGGCCCCCTGGGCGCAGCTACGCGCTGTGTGTGCCACTGGTTCCAGGCAAAGGCTGTGGGCCCCGGGTGCAGGCGGCCCGGGTGCACCAGCGCCTGCTGCAGCAGCTGCGCCGGGGTCCTTTGCAGAGGTGCCAGCTGAGCAAGCTGCTGGGCTACGGTCCCGGCCATCAGGCTGGCGAAGCCCAGCATGGCTTCCTGCTGCGCGACCCTTGGGATCACCCGGACACCCGGCGCGACTTGCTGCAGCTTCTGGGCTCGTGCCAGGAGGCGGTGCGCCCGCAGCTGGCTGAGTTCCAGGCGGACTCCCAGGGTTTGCTGTGGCAGCGTCTGTGGGAGTTgcagggagacaggcaggtgCAGGTGGACTACGCATGCGTCCTACCGGCACTAGCGCCTCATCTGCACCCTTTGCTGCCAGATCTGCTCAACTCTGCGGTGTTCCAAGACAGGGATGCTGCACGGGCTGTATTAGAGGAG tgCACATCCTTTATTCCAGAAGCCCGGGCAGTGCTTGACTTGGTTGACCAGTGCCCAAAGGAGATCCAGAAAGGGACGTTCCAGGTCATCGCCATTGAAGGACTGGACGCCACTG GTAAGACCACACTGACACAGTCAGTGTCAGAGTCTCTCAATGCTGTCCTCCTACAGTCGCCACCCCCCTGCATCAGCCAGTGGAGGAAGATCTTTGATGATGAACCTACTATCATTCGAAGAGCCTTTTATTCTTTGGGCAATTATCTTGTGGCTTCTGAAATAGCTAAAGAATCAGCCAAGTGTCCTGTTATTGTAGACAG GTACTGGCATAGCACAGCCACCTATGCCATAGCCACTGAGGTGAGTGGAGGCCTACAGTACCTACCCCCTGCCCACCACCCTGTGTACCAGTGGCCAGGAGACCTGCTGAAGCCTGACCTGGTCCTGCTGCTTACTGTGAATTCTGAGGAGAGAGTGCGGAGACTGCGGGGCCGGGGCCTGGAGAAGACTAAAGAAGAGGCTGAACTTGAGGCCAATAACGTGTTTCGTCAGAA gGTGGAAATGACATACCAGCGTATGGAGAACCCAAGCTGCCATCTGGTCGATGCCAGCCCCTCGAGAGAGACAGTCCTACAGAATGTCTTACAGCTGATCCAGAGTACTGGTCGTTAA
- the Rsad2 gene encoding S-adenosylmethionine-dependent nucleotide dehydratase RSAD2 gives MGMLVPTALAARLLSLFQQQLGSLWSGLAILFCWLRIALGWLDPGKRQPQVQVEPEETQETQEDGNSTQSTIPVSVNYHFTRQCNYKCGFCFHTAKTSFVLPLEEAKRGLLLLKQAGMEKINFSGGEPFLQDRGEYLGKLVRFCKEELALPSVSIVSNGSLIRERWFKDYGDYLDILAISCDSFDEQVNVLIGRGQGKKNHVENLQKLRRWCRDYKVAFKINSVINRFNVDEDMNEHIKALSPVRWKVFQCLLIEGENSGEDALREAERFLISNEEFEAFLERHKEVSCLVPESNQKMKDSYLILDEYMRFLNCTGGRKDPSRSILDVGVEEAIKFSGFDEKMFLKRGGKYVWSKADLKLDW, from the exons ATGGGGATGCTGGTGCCCACTGCTCTAGCTGCTCGGCTGCTGAGCCTGTTCCAGCAACAGCTGGGGTCCCTCTGGAGTGGCCTGGCCATCCTGTTCTGCTGGCTGAGGATAGCATTGGGGTGGCTAGATCCTGGAAAGCGACAGCCACAGGTCCAGGTTGAGCCCGAGGAGACCCAGGAGACACAGGAAGATGGGAACAGTACTCAGTCCACAATCCCCGTTAGCGTCAACTACCACTTTACTCGTCAGTGCAACTACAAATGTGGCTTCTGCTTCCACACAGCCAAGACATCCTTCGTGCTGCCCCTGGAGGAGGCCAAGCGAGGATTGCTTCTACTCAAACAGGCTG GTATGGAGAAGATCAACTTTTCGGGAGGAGAACCCTTCCTACAGGACAGGGGTGAATACTTGGGCAAGCTTGTGAGATTCTGCAAGGAGGAGCTGGCCCTGCCCTCTGTGAGCATTGTGAGCAATGGCAGCCTGATCCGGGAGCGATGGTTCAAGGACTACG GAGACTATTTGGACATTCTTGCTATCTCCTGTGACAGCTTCGATGAGCAGGTTAATGTTCTGATTGGCCGCGGTCAAGGAAAAAAGAACCATGTGGAAAACCTTCAAAAGCTGAGGAGGTGGTGCAGGGATTACAAGGTGGCGTTCAAGATCAATTCCGTCATTAATCGCTTCAACGTAGATGAAGACATGAATGAACACATCAAGGCTCTGAGCCCCGTGCGCTGGAAG GTTTTTCAGTGCCTCCTAATCGAGGGTGAGAACTCAGGAGAAGATGCCCTGAGGGAAGCGGAAAGATTTCTTATAAGCAATGAAGAGTTTGAAGCATTCTTAGAGCGTCACAAAGAGGTGTCCTGTTTGGTGCCTGAATCTAACCAGAAG ATGAAAGACTCCTACCTTATTCTGGATGAATAT ATGCGCTTTCTGAACTGTACCGGTGGCCGGAAGGACCCTTCCAGGTCCATCCTGGATGTTGGTGTGGAAGAAGCAATAAAATTCAGTGGATTTGATGAAAAGATGTTTCTGAAGCGTGGCGGGAAGTATGTATGGAGTAAGGCTGACCTGAAGCTGGACTGGTAA